In Odontesthes bonariensis isolate fOdoBon6 chromosome 9, fOdoBon6.hap1, whole genome shotgun sequence, the following proteins share a genomic window:
- the mlf1 gene encoding myeloid leukemia factor 1 isoform X1, with protein sequence MFNSMTREFDDDPFFSDPFRAHREHMRHMMRSFSEPFGAPLMPSITDGRRRGRDVAEPSSSSVALRDDHREMSRSLLPFGGTGSTDMMLNPFSMFDNVRNRMGEMHRNFENMSTDSNTQSFSSSSVMTYSKVGNEPPKVFQASSSTMRGPGGIKETRHALKDSASGLEKMKIGHHIQDRGHVVEKKYNKKTGEKEFNQDFQNMDESEALSFDDEWQQEVSKFQPSGPMSRLREPQPRAAHRAAITAPEHAHSDQHKRMAGDKDKTKGSGKTKQ encoded by the exons ATGTTTAACAGTATGACCAGGGAGTTTGACGATGATCCGTTCTTCTC GGATCCATTTCGTGCTCACAGGGAGCATATGCGGCACATGATGCGCAGCTTCTCTGAGCCGTTTGGTGCCCCTTTAATGCCCAGTATAACAGACGGGAGACGTCGTGGACGTGATGTGGCAGAGCCTTCTAGTTCATCCGTTGCGCTGAGAGATGACCACAGG GAAATGAGCCGGTCATTGTTGCCCTTTGGCGGTACTGGCAGCACG GACATGATGCTGAACCCGTTTAGCATGTTCGACAACGTGCGAAACAGGATGGGGGAGATGCACCGGAACTTT gagAACATGTCCACAGATTCAAACACCCAGTCATTCAGCTCCTCGTCGGTTATGACATATTCAAAAGTTGGAAATGAGCCTCCAAAGGTCTTCCAGGCATCTTCGTCGACAATGCGTGGGCCTGGAGGG ATCAAGGAGACCCGCCATGCATTGAAAGACTCTGCGAGTGGTCTGGAGAAGATGAAAATTGGACATCACATCCAGGACAGGGGACATGTTGTTGAGAAGAAATACAACAAGAAAACAGGAGAGAAGGAGTTCAACCAGGACTTTCAGAatatggatgaat CTGAAGCACTGTCTTTTGATGATGAGTGGCAGCAGGAGGTGTCCAAGTTTCAGCCATCAGGCCCCATGTCCCGCCTCAGGGAACCACAGCCCCGCGCTGCTCACAGGGCAGCCATCACCGCTCCTGAGCACGCCCACAG TGACCAACACAAGAGGATGGCTGGAGATAAAGACAAAACCAAAGGCTCGGGAAAGACAAAGCAGTAG
- the mlf1 gene encoding myeloid leukemia factor 1 isoform X2, whose protein sequence is MFNSMTREFDDDPFFSDPFRAHREHMRHMMRSFSEPFGAPLMPSITDGRRRGRDVAEPSSSSVALRDDHRDMMLNPFSMFDNVRNRMGEMHRNFENMSTDSNTQSFSSSSVMTYSKVGNEPPKVFQASSSTMRGPGGIKETRHALKDSASGLEKMKIGHHIQDRGHVVEKKYNKKTGEKEFNQDFQNMDESEALSFDDEWQQEVSKFQPSGPMSRLREPQPRAAHRAAITAPEHAHSDQHKRMAGDKDKTKGSGKTKQ, encoded by the exons ATGTTTAACAGTATGACCAGGGAGTTTGACGATGATCCGTTCTTCTC GGATCCATTTCGTGCTCACAGGGAGCATATGCGGCACATGATGCGCAGCTTCTCTGAGCCGTTTGGTGCCCCTTTAATGCCCAGTATAACAGACGGGAGACGTCGTGGACGTGATGTGGCAGAGCCTTCTAGTTCATCCGTTGCGCTGAGAGATGACCACAGG GACATGATGCTGAACCCGTTTAGCATGTTCGACAACGTGCGAAACAGGATGGGGGAGATGCACCGGAACTTT gagAACATGTCCACAGATTCAAACACCCAGTCATTCAGCTCCTCGTCGGTTATGACATATTCAAAAGTTGGAAATGAGCCTCCAAAGGTCTTCCAGGCATCTTCGTCGACAATGCGTGGGCCTGGAGGG ATCAAGGAGACCCGCCATGCATTGAAAGACTCTGCGAGTGGTCTGGAGAAGATGAAAATTGGACATCACATCCAGGACAGGGGACATGTTGTTGAGAAGAAATACAACAAGAAAACAGGAGAGAAGGAGTTCAACCAGGACTTTCAGAatatggatgaat CTGAAGCACTGTCTTTTGATGATGAGTGGCAGCAGGAGGTGTCCAAGTTTCAGCCATCAGGCCCCATGTCCCGCCTCAGGGAACCACAGCCCCGCGCTGCTCACAGGGCAGCCATCACCGCTCCTGAGCACGCCCACAG TGACCAACACAAGAGGATGGCTGGAGATAAAGACAAAACCAAAGGCTCGGGAAAGACAAAGCAGTAG
- the med29 gene encoding mediator of RNA polymerase II transcription subunit 29 → MASQLQQPGGPMSQTGLQQAASLQQQQQQLSQQQDFDPVHRFKMLIPQLKESLQNVMKIASLNLDHNTSIDNGIKSSDTTVQRFDKSLEEFYALCDQLELCLRLAYECLSQSIDSAKHSPNLVPTATKPDTVQTESMSYSQYLGMIKSQISCAKDIHNALLECSKKIAGKGQPQGIM, encoded by the exons ATGGCGTCGCAGCTGCAGCAGCCCGGTGGGCCGATGTCTCAGACAGGATTACAGCAGGCTGCTTCattacaacaacagcagcaacagctcAGTCAACAGCAAGATTTCGACCCAGTTCACAGATTTAAAATGCTTATTCCACAGCTGAAGGAGAGTTTGCAG AACGTAATGAAGATTGCATCCCTGAATTTGGACCATAATACGTCAATTGATAACGGCAT TAAAAGCAGCGACACTACAGTGCAGCGCTTCGACAAAAGTTTAGAAGAGTTTTACGCCCTCTGTGATCAGTTGGAGCTGTGTTTG CGTCTGGCGTACGAATGCCTCTCACAGAGCATCGACAGTGCCAAGCATTCGCCCAACCTGGTCCCAACAGCCACCAAGCCAGACACAGTGCAGACAGAATCCATGTCTTATTCTCAGTACCTCGGCATGATCAAGTCTCAGATCTCATGTGCCAAAGATATCCATAACGCTTTGCTGGAGTGCTCCAAGAAGATTGCAGGAAAGGGACAGCCTCAGGGAATCATGTAG